The Plectropomus leopardus isolate mb unplaced genomic scaffold, YSFRI_Pleo_2.0 unplaced_scaffold10018, whole genome shotgun sequence genomic interval GGTACATGTCTGGATCTTTTGTACTCAGTGCAGGTTTCTTCTCGCAGCAAACCAATATTCCTTTTAACCGTAGGGCGCAGTATATTAAAAACTCAACCAGCCGATGGTACGCAATTCTTTCCCCCAGGATGTTAAAAGCATGATCCTCTCTATTCTGCTTtactctccctctgattggcttaacTTGATATTCTTAccctaaacaaaaacaaaaaactctgtCCACACACTATTCATGTCAGACTTTTACTTCTCTGGATTTGAATCCATAACTTTACTTGCAAGGGTGACTCAAGACTAGCCACTGCTAATGTGGTTTGATAAATTTAGgccatgccaggccagtagttggcggtgtaactttgtaatgacacaccatagaagaacatcTAGTGCATGCACAAAGTGCGGCTGTGCGTCACCATTCTCACAGGATCACACAGTGCCAGAAAGGGTTgcgttttttaaaagattaaaccctgtcttaaaaagtctgcattttcaggcccccaaaacactgttgttgtgtgaacgaaaggccaaaccgcaacaaaagttcaaatcaaaatactttaaaaaaataacctgcAGTGAGCCTAACCAACACAACAAATGAAGGCAACAGGtataagccaatcagagggggACTAGGGCGGGTCAAGCCTTTGCCattgcaggaaaacaaaaatggctTATGGGACCCTCACAAAGGCGCTAGTCTGATGGTGTGACATCACTTTGAGTGGCACAATACACAATCTGCCATGCCcgaaaaaatatatacaagaCAATTCATAATGTGACCAAGGCCAATAGAAAAACAGCCCAAAAGACAATAAACCACAAAAtgtaatacaaatctgcagcttttaaagtAATTATCCCACAAACGTAACAAAACATAATAGTTGCCGGCTACAAATGTAATGCATGATTGCTTGTAAATGTAATAGTTATTACAAATGtacatttgcaggaaattacATATTACGTTTGAGGTAGGCAACTGCTATTACATTTGTGGGATATTTACTACATTTGTGGGATTActacattaaaagctgcagatttgtattatgTTTGTGGTTTAAAACGTTGGCGGGCGTTACAGACCCTTTCATTTGATCTCTGAAATGAAATCGCATTAGTAATGGCACTGATTAAACTCCAtgttataatgaaaatatattctGTAATAGAGTCAAAACTACATTGCAGATGTGACGTGTGTTAGGCCGAGGTCATGTGAGTCTTCTTTTCCAATGTGGGAAATTGAAGACAGCTCCACTGCTAGTCATGTCGGCCTTCTAGTCCCATCAGGGTTCTCCAGGGGAACGGCGGCCTCCCGCACACTGCTGGGGGTCTTCTTGCTCCCTGACACCTTGTCCCCCTTCAGTCTGGCCGAGAGGCAGAAGTCTTTGAAGCAGCGTTTGAAGTTCTCATCCAGGAAGGCGTACAGGACAGGGTtcaggctgctgtttgtgtagCCCAGAGCCACACAGAAGAAGTATGCGGCCATGATGGCGGTGGTTTCCGGTATGCTCACGAGCGCCTTCACCAGGATGAAAATGTGAATTGGCGTCCAGCAGACCACAAACACCGCCACCACGACCACAACCAGCCGCGTGATCCGCCGCAGGTTGCGGTCTTTCTCCCGCGAGCCTGACAACATGCGGACGCTCTTCAGCCTCAGGACCATGAGGGAGTAGCACACGGTGATGATGAGCACAGGCACGACGAAGGCAAAGACAAACACGCATATCTTCATCAGTGTGTCCCAGTACACGTACGGCTCTGGGAACTGTAAGGCACACTCAGTTATGtctgcaggagagagggagggaggagaatTAAGTGATGAAGTGCACTTTATGATGAATAAAATTCCACTCTGTGCCTTTCTGCTATCAGTTTAACAAGCTGCTATGGAACAGCTAATCAAAAGGGAACATTTTGCTCTAAACGGACATGTTCTGTTTTTAGCAGGGAAGATGCATGATGTGCAGCTAATG includes:
- the LOC121963136 gene encoding kappa-type opioid receptor-like — encoded protein: ITECALQFPEPYVYWDTLMKICVFVFAFVVPVLIITVCYSLMVLRLKSVRMLSGSREKDRNLRRITRLVVVVVAVFVVCWTPIHIFILVKALVSIPETTAIMAAYFFCVALGYTNSSLNPVLYAFLDENFKRCFKDFCLSARLKGDKVSGSKKTPSSVREAAVPLENPDGTRRPT